The following coding sequences are from one Desulfobacterales bacterium window:
- a CDS encoding MBL fold metallo-hydrolase: MIIKKLPVGPIAANCFIVGCKKTKEAVVIDPGDEVDKILITLANSNLKVKYILNTHGHFDHVGGNKQLKKATGAELIIHSLDAPMLSMVSNGAMIFGLRCDDSPPPDRLIADGDIINFGEISLKVIHTPGHTPGGVCFYTNGSVFVGDTLFAGSIGRTDFPGGDYEALIKSIHTKLFPLSDNVTVYTGHGPETTIQNEKLYNFFVGGGKV, from the coding sequence TTGATAATTAAAAAATTACCAGTAGGTCCTATAGCTGCAAACTGCTTTATTGTAGGATGCAAAAAAACAAAAGAAGCTGTTGTTATTGATCCGGGTGATGAAGTTGACAAAATACTTATAACCCTTGCTAATTCTAATCTTAAAGTAAAATATATATTAAACACTCACGGACATTTTGACCATGTAGGGGGAAATAAACAATTAAAAAAGGCTACTGGGGCGGAATTAATTATTCATAGCCTTGATGCTCCAATGTTAAGCATGGTTTCAAATGGAGCTATGATATTTGGATTAAGATGTGATGATTCCCCTCCACCTGATAGACTTATCGCAGACGGAGATATAATTAATTTTGGAGAAATAAGCTTAAAAGTAATTCACACGCCTGGCCATACTCCAGGAGGAGTTTGTTTTTATACGAATGGATCTGTTTTTGTCGGAGACACTCTTTTTGCTGGCTCAATAGGAAGAACTGATTTCCCAGGAGGAGATTATGAAGCTTTAATTAAAAGCATACATACTAAACTTTTTCCTTTAAGCGATAATGTAACTGTATATACAGGACACGGGCCTGAAACTACAATTCAGAATGAAAAGCTTTATAATTTTTTTGTAGGCGGCGGAAAGGTATAG
- a CDS encoding YhcH/YjgK/YiaL family protein — MIFDKLNNFETYICIHPYFEDVFYFIKNNDLTQMTIGMHVINGQGIYASVSEYKTKKKSEAFIECHKKYIDLQIILKGNEKIGICNKADCIEYEYNEETDLQKLEGEVDFVSLKSSFFVIFFPHDGHMPQVGYNNIEEVVKKIVFKIPVLKS; from the coding sequence ATGATTTTTGATAAATTGAATAATTTTGAAACTTACATTTGCATTCATCCATATTTTGAAGATGTTTTTTATTTTATAAAAAATAATGATTTAACTCAAATGACTATAGGAATGCATGTTATAAATGGACAAGGTATTTATGCTTCGGTAAGTGAGTATAAAACCAAAAAAAAATCGGAAGCTTTCATTGAATGCCACAAAAAATATATTGATCTTCAGATTATTTTAAAGGGTAATGAAAAAATTGGAATATGTAACAAAGCTGATTGCATAGAATATGAATATAATGAAGAAACAGATTTACAAAAATTAGAAGGAGAAGTAGATTTTGTTAGCTTAAAATCAAGTTTTTTTGTGATATTTTTTCCACACGATGGACATATGCCACAAGTTGGATATAACAATATTGAAGAAGTCGTCAAGAAAATTGTTTTTAAGATTCCTGTTTTAAAATCATGA